In the Nitrospinota bacterium genome, one interval contains:
- a CDS encoding DUF6148 family protein, translating to MAGITLEQAEAKLAEWMAADTAVASGQAYSVAGRSLNRADAAQIRENITYWNAQVNKLSKGSGGIRIRGGTPL from the coding sequence ATGGCAGGAATAACGCTCGAACAGGCAGAAGCAAAATTGGCCGAATGGATGGCCGCCGACACGGCTGTCGCAAGCGGACAGGCGTACTCGGTCGCCGGTCGTTCGCTTAATCGCGCCGACGCTGCGCAGATCCGTGAAAACATCACCTATTGGAACGCACAAGTCAATAAACTTTCAAAAGGTAGCGGTGGCATCCGCATACGGGGAGGCACTCCGCTATGA
- a CDS encoding excisionase family DNA-binding protein: protein MNGENEQVQGGAAEGRRFIGVTAVAKRWDVSESTVRRRLEEGYLRALKVGRLYKILLSSVHEYEKNNMNC from the coding sequence ATGAACGGGGAGAATGAGCAGGTGCAGGGGGGGGCGGCGGAAGGGCGGAGATTTATCGGCGTGACCGCCGTGGCAAAGCGCTGGGATGTCTCCGAAAGCACTGTTCGCCGTCGCCTGGAAGAAGGGTATCTTCGCGCGCTCAAGGTGGGGCGGCTCTATAAAATACTGCTGTCATCGGTTCACGAATACGAAAAGAACAACATGAACTGCTAG
- a CDS encoding S49 family peptidase: MKLLKILGTPWGIKREKYEEIIKTYSGIMAGPKIALDGLFGVLKQPLPSDYSIENGIAVIALEDVLLKKYSVFMGIFGGTSTEIVREQFKHALANKDVNKIVLKIDSPGGTVDGTQDLAKLIYDSRGIKPIVSFVDGMMHSAATWVGTSADRVVISNETCDIGGIGVVTAHMDISEFEKKLGVKTTEIYAGKYKRINSYYKPLSAEGKQELQDAVDYLYSVFVENIAQNRGVSTDVVLENMADGRGFIGKQAIEAGLVDSVSSFDRLMEELAGSASAAKPNAKVSGTDAQTKGKERMMDKDKLKADHPELYAAVLAEGKEQAKAEHLPMTLESTAISAKGVAEDYPAIAKELSEAGMKAERDRVTAIMAVPALGHGDIVASCLKDGKSADECASLILKAEAKSRSDVLADLQQNSPSALPQPASDAETAKVGGTTEEQAKAAWDKDEKLHAEFSSFESYLAYVKADKGGQSKIFKGGK; this comes from the coding sequence ATGAAACTTCTAAAAATCCTGGGTACGCCATGGGGGATAAAAAGAGAAAAGTACGAGGAGATAATCAAAACCTATTCCGGTATCATGGCTGGCCCGAAAATAGCCCTTGATGGTCTGTTCGGTGTATTGAAACAGCCCCTGCCATCAGATTATTCAATCGAAAACGGCATCGCCGTTATCGCTCTTGAAGATGTTCTTCTTAAGAAATATTCCGTGTTCATGGGCATCTTCGGCGGGACATCCACGGAAATAGTGCGTGAACAATTCAAACATGCATTGGCGAACAAGGATGTGAATAAAATCGTCCTGAAAATAGATAGCCCCGGCGGGACTGTCGACGGAACGCAGGATCTGGCAAAGCTTATTTATGATTCTCGCGGCATCAAGCCGATTGTTTCGTTTGTAGATGGAATGATGCATTCGGCGGCAACATGGGTAGGTACATCCGCCGACCGAGTTGTGATTTCAAACGAAACCTGCGATATCGGCGGGATAGGCGTGGTTACAGCACACATGGATATTTCTGAATTCGAAAAGAAACTGGGAGTGAAAACCACCGAGATATATGCCGGTAAATACAAGCGCATCAATTCTTACTATAAACCTTTAAGTGCGGAAGGAAAGCAGGAGCTTCAGGATGCGGTCGATTACCTCTATTCCGTATTTGTAGAAAATATCGCGCAAAACCGTGGAGTTAGTACCGATGTTGTCTTGGAAAATATGGCCGATGGACGTGGCTTCATCGGGAAACAGGCAATAGAAGCCGGTCTCGTGGACAGTGTGTCTTCGTTCGACCGGTTAATGGAAGAATTGGCAGGGAGTGCTTCTGCCGCAAAACCGAATGCAAAGGTAAGTGGTACCGATGCTCAAACAAAAGGAAAGGAAAGGATGATGGATAAAGACAAATTGAAAGCCGACCATCCCGAACTCTACGCCGCAGTGTTGGCGGAGGGGAAGGAGCAGGCAAAGGCGGAACATCTACCAATGACTTTGGAATCTACCGCCATATCGGCGAAGGGGGTAGCGGAAGACTATCCCGCGATAGCCAAGGAGTTGAGCGAAGCGGGGATGAAAGCCGAGCGCGATCGCGTCACGGCAATTATGGCGGTTCCCGCTCTCGGTCATGGCGATATCGTCGCCTCCTGCCTGAAGGACGGCAAGAGCGCGGACGAATGCGCCTCACTGATACTGAAAGCGGAAGCGAAATCAAGGTCGGATGTACTGGCCGACCTTCAGCAGAACTCGCCATCCGCGCTTCCACAACCTGCTTCCGACGCGGAGACCGCGAAGGTGGGAGGAACAACGGAAGAGCAGGCAAAAGCGGCTTGGGACAAGGACGAAAAACTTCATGCAGAATTTTCGTCATTCGAGTCCTATCTCGCCTATGTAAAGGCGGATAAAGGCGGACAGTCCAAGATTTTCAAAGGAGGTAAATAA
- a CDS encoding phage tail tube protein, whose amino-acid sequence MLSKNSVLLFKTEVTYKTDPVPTAATDALVVQDLSIKPANERMVKRSGIDSTHGPLQTLYGGSLMQVEFNHELKGSGTAGTAPKIGRLLQACGMAETVVPATSVTYDPASSGQKSATIYVYRDGKLYKLLGCRGTWKMANAAGNPGVVTFTFTGHLALTGGVTDVALPSPTVEATVPPVMKSVALTVGGFSATVSKVDIDYGNVMSIRDDMNSENGYAEILLSDREPTCTLDPEDKLIATKDWFQDWRGGNLLALNLGPVGAAGNRVTITAPKLVFTAIAEGDREGVVTMDITAQLKKDSGDDELSIAFT is encoded by the coding sequence ATGTTGTCAAAAAATAGCGTCCTACTGTTCAAGACCGAAGTAACCTACAAGACCGATCCGGTTCCGACGGCCGCCACAGACGCGCTGGTCGTTCAGGATCTCTCTATTAAACCGGCAAACGAGCGGATGGTCAAACGCTCCGGCATAGATTCCACCCACGGACCGCTTCAAACCCTCTACGGAGGCTCGTTGATGCAGGTCGAGTTCAATCACGAGCTGAAAGGCTCCGGGACGGCAGGAACAGCCCCGAAGATAGGCCGCCTCCTGCAGGCATGCGGTATGGCGGAAACGGTTGTCCCCGCGACATCCGTAACCTACGACCCCGCAAGCAGTGGGCAGAAGTCGGCCACCATTTACGTCTACCGCGACGGGAAGTTGTACAAACTCCTTGGATGCAGAGGGACGTGGAAGATGGCAAACGCGGCAGGAAACCCCGGCGTAGTCACATTCACATTCACCGGACATCTCGCCCTCACGGGCGGGGTAACGGACGTAGCCCTTCCGTCACCGACGGTCGAAGCGACTGTCCCGCCGGTGATGAAGAGCGTTGCGCTCACGGTCGGCGGCTTTTCTGCTACCGTTTCGAAGGTCGATATCGATTACGGCAACGTGATGAGCATACGCGACGATATGAATTCCGAGAACGGCTACGCGGAGATACTGCTGTCAGACAGGGAGCCGACCTGCACACTAGACCCTGAAGACAAGCTGATAGCGACAAAGGACTGGTTCCAGGATTGGCGCGGCGGAAATCTCCTCGCTCTCAATCTCGGTCCCGTGGGAGCGGCAGGCAACCGGGTGACGATAACAGCTCCGAAGCTGGTCTTTACGGCGATAGCCGAAGGGGACCGCGAAGGGGTTGTCACGATGGACATCACCGCGCAGTTGAAAAAGGATTCCGGCGACGACGAACTGTCAATCGCCTTTACATAA
- a CDS encoding cytoplasmic protein, producing the protein MATRASDLARPFELGDINELPVLATDIIYEGSAVGDNGSGYARPLVAGDPFRGFAERKVDNSTGAAGDKNIRVLTRGLVQLSIGSLAITDVGKDVYASDDDTFTLTQGSNTRIGYVYRFVSSGVGIVAFSANSGVEAELTDSTTGTADGTVADVGGAFSQATLNNNFADIIAKVNYLLRRIGQ; encoded by the coding sequence ATGGCTACAAGAGCAAGCGATCTCGCTCGCCCCTTCGAGTTGGGGGATATCAACGAACTTCCCGTTCTCGCTACTGACATCATATACGAAGGGTCGGCTGTAGGCGATAACGGCTCAGGATATGCTCGCCCCCTCGTAGCGGGTGATCCTTTCCGTGGTTTCGCTGAAAGGAAGGTGGACAATTCCACCGGCGCGGCAGGGGACAAGAACATCCGTGTCCTCACCCGTGGTCTGGTACAGCTATCTATCGGCTCGCTGGCAATCACGGATGTAGGTAAGGATGTGTATGCTTCCGATGACGACACCTTCACCTTGACGCAAGGGAGCAACACACGCATCGGGTATGTATACAGGTTCGTTTCTTCCGGCGTCGGCATTGTCGCCTTTTCCGCAAACAGTGGAGTAGAAGCAGAACTGACAGATAGTACCACAGGCACGGCTGATGGAACGGTTGCGGACGTTGGCGGAGCGTTCAGCCAGGCGACGCTTAACAACAATTTTGCCGATATCATCGCGAAGGTGAATTACCTTCTGCGCCGCATCGGTCAGTAA
- a CDS encoding transglycosylase SLT domain-containing protein — protein MKRLILAVLVSVTLEVFNVSIYLIKKLKHFLLLVIVLSITSPSSASAFCFKKAGEMYDIDPAFLKAIAVTESSLDPNAVRCDEDGFNCDRSLMQINDQWADLAPDEYEQAMSSPCDNVLFGTKILSECLEKYGRTPRGTGCYNVGYITTKGKERAAMRYALRVYRNYGILQGG, from the coding sequence ATGAAACGGCTCATCCTCGCGGTGCTGGTGTCGGTCACGCTGGAGGTGTTCAACGTCTCCATATACCTGATAAAGAAACTGAAGCATTTCCTTCTGCTCGTTATCGTGCTCTCCATAACATCCCCTTCGTCTGCATCCGCGTTCTGCTTCAAGAAGGCGGGGGAGATGTACGACATCGACCCGGCGTTCCTGAAAGCTATCGCCGTTACAGAATCGTCGCTCGATCCGAATGCCGTGAGGTGCGACGAGGACGGATTCAACTGCGACCGGTCTCTCATGCAGATAAACGACCAGTGGGCAGATCTCGCTCCGGATGAATATGAACAGGCGATGTCATCCCCGTGCGATAACGTCCTCTTCGGCACGAAGATATTGAGCGAGTGCCTTGAGAAGTATGGGCGCACCCCGCGCGGGACCGGGTGCTACAACGTCGGATATATCACAACCAAGGGGAAAGAGCGCGCGGCAATGAGATACGCGCTTCGGGTCTATAGGAATTACGGCATTCTACAAGGAGGCTGA
- a CDS encoding DHHA1 domain-containing protein, which translates to MIIIHHDDYDGRCSAALVKLKHPGARLHAIDYKDNFPIQSIADKEEVWLLDYCPQGALELDFLLAKTYNVTWIDHHNTAHLKKLPGFHVLQRRAVSRDTSKSAALLTWEHLYPDAEAPQFVQLINDFDLFKFAYGEATTHFIAGISAEDTAADSPLWGKLMNDDYLFKKIIHNGKIINRASVMAGSEYLGRWGYETVFENHISIACNMGRPVNDLFAGVRNKYPVMIAYAYDGEKYSVSLYTTDPDIDVSEIAAKYGGGGHRGAAGFICAELPFKKFQIQYN; encoded by the coding sequence ATGATAATCATCCATCACGACGACTATGACGGGCGATGCTCTGCCGCGCTGGTGAAGCTGAAACATCCAGGAGCGAGGCTTCACGCCATCGACTACAAGGACAACTTCCCGATACAGTCCATAGCCGACAAGGAAGAGGTATGGCTCCTTGATTATTGTCCGCAAGGGGCGCTGGAGCTCGATTTCCTCCTAGCCAAAACATACAACGTGACATGGATAGACCATCACAACACCGCTCACCTGAAAAAACTTCCAGGCTTTCATGTGCTTCAGCGTCGTGCCGTGTCGCGCGACACCAGCAAGAGCGCCGCCCTGCTCACATGGGAGCATCTATACCCCGATGCGGAAGCTCCGCAATTCGTGCAGTTGATAAACGATTTTGACCTTTTCAAATTCGCCTACGGGGAGGCAACGACGCATTTTATTGCCGGTATCTCTGCCGAAGATACCGCCGCCGATTCGCCGCTGTGGGGGAAGCTGATGAATGACGATTACCTGTTCAAGAAGATCATTCACAACGGGAAGATCATAAACCGCGCCTCCGTGATGGCGGGGAGTGAGTATCTCGGCAGGTGGGGGTATGAGACGGTATTTGAAAACCACATTTCGATAGCCTGCAACATGGGGCGGCCCGTGAATGATCTGTTCGCGGGGGTACGCAACAAGTATCCGGTGATGATCGCGTACGCTTATGACGGGGAGAAATACTCAGTCTCTCTCTACACGACCGATCCTGATATAGACGTTTCCGAGATAGCGGCGAAGTATGGCGGCGGGGGACATCGAGGGGCGGCAGGGTTCATCTGTGCCGAGTTGCCGTTTAAAAAATTCCAAATTCAATACAACTAG
- a CDS encoding N-acetylmuramoyl-L-alanine amidase translates to MKICIDPGHGGSALGAVGPGGTFEKDINLSVALYLSMGLRAFGHTVELTRSDDSTVSLQERCAIANDFSADLFLSIHCNANEDRTVTGIECYTTKGETESDRWAELIKASLMEHFPGHKDFAGKGLSEENFYVLKHTRMPAVLVELEFISNPEMEQVLKEKDSVFASAIIAAMPLNRGEE, encoded by the coding sequence ATGAAGATATGTATTGATCCAGGTCACGGCGGTTCTGCTTTAGGGGCAGTTGGTCCCGGGGGAACATTCGAGAAGGACATCAATCTATCGGTTGCTCTCTACCTCTCTATGGGTCTACGCGCATTCGGGCACACTGTGGAGCTCACTCGGTCGGACGATTCCACCGTCTCTCTACAGGAGCGTTGCGCGATTGCCAATGACTTTTCGGCTGACCTCTTTCTATCCATCCACTGCAACGCGAATGAAGATAGAACCGTCACGGGTATCGAGTGTTATACCACCAAAGGGGAGACCGAATCGGATCGCTGGGCGGAATTGATTAAAGCCTCGCTTATGGAGCACTTCCCGGGTCACAAGGATTTTGCGGGTAAGGGTTTGTCGGAAGAGAATTTCTACGTTCTCAAGCATACGCGTATGCCAGCCGTTCTGGTAGAGCTCGAATTCATTTCAAATCCTGAAATGGAGCAGGTCTTGAAAGAGAAGGACTCCGTCTTCGCCTCGGCGATAATCGCCGCGATGCCGCTAAACAGGGGTGAAGAGTGA
- a CDS encoding Mu-like prophage major head subunit gpT family protein — protein sequence MKKIIILFLALFAGWLTSTPYEPVMSADGALYALPIIGMGTAGLSSRAIIGEFYARLSQNIGTSWIDPISMLFTSDQASENYKWLGMAPAMREWVGGRQAKGFRENGITIENKEYEATLEVLVSELRRDKTGQVLTRIRDLADRTNAHWAKLLSALVINGESSLCYDGQYFFDTDHSEGDSGTQSNDITSDVATTTAPTAAEMEKAILAGVAQILGFKDDQGEPMNEEATSFRVMVPVPFMASAAAAIKNPVIVDGSGSRTNTITNIGGFNIALDVNARLSWTDRFSIFRADGNVKPFIRQQEEDVVLSAVAEGSELEFKHKKHEYGVSAIRNVGYGYWQHACLVTLV from the coding sequence ATGAAAAAAATAATAATCTTGTTTCTTGCACTGTTTGCGGGGTGGTTGACCTCCACGCCGTATGAGCCCGTTATGTCGGCTGACGGCGCATTGTATGCCCTTCCAATCATAGGTATGGGAACAGCAGGGCTGTCAAGCCGCGCGATAATCGGCGAGTTCTATGCCCGGCTATCGCAGAACATCGGCACGAGCTGGATAGATCCAATTTCGATGCTGTTCACTTCCGATCAGGCTTCCGAGAATTACAAGTGGCTGGGTATGGCTCCTGCCATGAGGGAGTGGGTCGGCGGTCGACAGGCGAAAGGTTTCCGTGAAAATGGAATAACGATTGAGAACAAGGAATACGAAGCCACGCTGGAAGTTCTTGTGTCAGAGTTACGCAGGGATAAAACCGGTCAAGTGCTCACCCGGATAAGGGACCTTGCGGACAGAACTAACGCTCACTGGGCGAAACTTCTTTCCGCTCTTGTAATTAATGGCGAATCTTCTCTCTGCTATGACGGTCAGTATTTCTTTGATACCGACCATTCCGAGGGTGATAGTGGTACGCAGTCGAACGACATTACGTCGGATGTAGCCACAACCACAGCGCCGACCGCGGCGGAGATGGAGAAGGCTATCCTTGCTGGTGTTGCACAAATACTCGGTTTCAAGGACGACCAGGGCGAACCGATGAACGAGGAAGCAACATCTTTCAGGGTGATGGTTCCCGTCCCATTCATGGCATCGGCTGCCGCCGCCATAAAGAATCCGGTTATCGTGGATGGTTCCGGTTCCAGAACGAACACCATAACGAACATCGGAGGATTTAACATCGCTCTTGATGTCAATGCGCGCCTTTCCTGGACCGACAGGTTTTCGATATTCCGCGCCGATGGCAACGTAAAACCGTTCATCCGCCAGCAGGAGGAAGACGTAGTGTTGTCTGCCGTGGCAGAAGGATCTGAACTCGAATTCAAGCATAAAAAACATGAATACGGAGTTTCGGCAATCCGAAATGTTGGATACGGATACTGGCAGCACGCTTGTCTGGTGACACTGGTATAG
- a CDS encoding phage terminase large subunit family protein encodes MTAPTNSENLLSPLKEVERFLAEIANEVLRIPPRRNLSEWADNYAFLSGDSASVGKWRTLPYQKGIMDAITDPSVERVTVMKAARVGYTKIINNTIAYYVAEDPCPILVVQPTVNDAQDYSKEEIASMIADTPILRELFPSPKAKDSGNTIEKKVFPGGSLRLIGANSATGFRRISIRVLIFDETDGYPPTAGSEGDQIKLGEQRTLWFPDRKIIAGSTPTEKGNSKIEKLFAKSDQRYYFVPCPHCEKFQVLKFSDTQYSGEISSSIKYAFMSWDKDADGKPLPETAHFTCCHCGCVIEEKDKRWMLDRGEWRATKPFTGHAGFHIWAAYSVSPNATWAQLVSEFLDCKNNPEELQTFVNTVLGEVWEEQGEKVSEHVLLSRREEYAAEVPAGALVLTAAVDVQGDRLEMEVVGWGMYEESWGIARKVIYGDPTQQQVWEELDKELLRTYRHESGTDLTISAVGIDTRYQTDYVYSFVRPRMSRRIYALMGVGRPGYPIAGSPQQKKTGRNRRPVPIWLVGTFQAKGLIYSRLKVTNPGAGYCHFPMWYDEEYFAQVTAEKMVTRYKKGFAHKEWVQIRSRNEALDIRVYNLAVLRILNPDYRALAVYLGQSTDPLPPRRGGRRVISRGISG; translated from the coding sequence GTGACTGCACCGACGAACTCCGAGAACTTGCTATCGCCCCTGAAAGAGGTCGAAAGGTTCCTCGCCGAAATAGCAAACGAAGTTCTAAGGATTCCGCCTCGGCGAAATCTTAGCGAATGGGCAGATAACTACGCGTTCCTTTCCGGCGATAGCGCCAGCGTCGGCAAGTGGCGAACCCTGCCATATCAGAAGGGGATAATGGACGCTATTACAGATCCGTCTGTCGAGCGTGTGACGGTGATGAAAGCGGCGCGCGTCGGCTATACGAAAATCATCAATAACACGATCGCCTATTACGTTGCCGAAGATCCCTGCCCGATACTGGTAGTACAGCCGACCGTGAACGACGCGCAGGATTACAGCAAGGAAGAGATTGCCTCCATGATCGCCGACACGCCGATACTTCGCGAACTGTTCCCATCGCCCAAGGCGAAAGATTCCGGCAACACGATTGAAAAGAAGGTTTTCCCCGGCGGGTCACTTCGCCTCATCGGAGCGAACAGCGCGACGGGCTTCCGCCGAATATCCATCCGGGTACTTATCTTCGACGAGACAGACGGCTACCCGCCGACAGCGGGGTCTGAGGGTGACCAGATAAAGCTGGGTGAACAGCGCACTTTATGGTTTCCAGACAGGAAAATCATCGCCGGTTCAACGCCGACCGAAAAGGGTAATTCGAAGATCGAGAAACTCTTTGCGAAATCCGACCAGCGTTATTACTTCGTACCCTGTCCGCATTGCGAGAAGTTTCAGGTGCTGAAATTCTCCGACACGCAATACAGCGGGGAGATATCGAGCTCCATCAAATACGCTTTCATGTCGTGGGATAAGGACGCGGACGGGAAACCACTGCCGGAGACGGCCCATTTCACATGTTGTCATTGCGGATGCGTCATTGAAGAGAAGGATAAACGGTGGATGCTGGATCGAGGTGAATGGCGAGCGACCAAGCCTTTCACAGGTCACGCTGGTTTTCATATATGGGCGGCGTATTCGGTCTCGCCGAATGCGACATGGGCCCAGCTTGTCTCGGAGTTCCTCGACTGCAAAAACAACCCAGAGGAGTTGCAGACGTTCGTCAATACAGTTCTCGGCGAAGTGTGGGAAGAGCAAGGTGAGAAGGTGAGCGAGCATGTTCTCCTGTCCCGCCGCGAGGAGTATGCAGCGGAAGTTCCCGCCGGAGCTCTGGTATTGACGGCCGCTGTTGACGTTCAGGGCGACCGTCTGGAAATGGAGGTTGTCGGGTGGGGGATGTACGAAGAATCGTGGGGCATCGCGCGGAAGGTCATCTATGGAGATCCTACGCAACAACAGGTTTGGGAAGAACTCGACAAGGAGTTGCTGAGGACATACCGTCATGAATCTGGAACGGATCTGACTATCTCGGCGGTAGGAATAGACACCAGATACCAAACGGATTATGTATATTCGTTTGTCCGCCCTCGTATGTCCCGTCGTATTTACGCGCTGATGGGGGTAGGTCGCCCAGGTTATCCGATAGCAGGAAGCCCACAGCAGAAGAAAACCGGTCGCAACCGCCGTCCCGTTCCGATATGGCTCGTCGGCACGTTCCAGGCGAAAGGGCTTATCTATTCGCGATTGAAAGTAACCAACCCCGGCGCTGGATATTGTCACTTCCCGATGTGGTATGATGAGGAATATTTTGCTCAAGTGACCGCTGAGAAGATGGTTACTAGGTACAAGAAAGGATTTGCCCACAAGGAATGGGTACAGATCCGGTCTCGCAACGAAGCCCTTGATATCCGCGTCTACAATCTCGCCGTATTGCGGATCCTCAATCCCGATTATCGCGCCCTTGCCGTTTATCTCGGGCAGTCTACCGATCCGCTCCCTCCTCGTCGTGGCGGTCGTCGCGTCATCAGCCGGGGGATATCGGGATGA
- a CDS encoding phage portal protein, with the protein MSPAEMEKRLSEAAKGNLLDRAIKAFDPVRGKARMQARMQMAAAESSTTAYVGASRTRRQLSSWKPLGGDADTDLMGELPTLRERSRDMIRNIPLATGAVGTVCTNAVGPGLKPQSRIDRDYLGMTEEDADAFERNVEREWKLFSSQCDYGRALNHGALQFLAFRSVLENGDSFVNMPYIKRPGDTYGLKLQLIEADRVSNPNRQRDTDTLVGGVEKDTTGAPVAYYVSKNHPGKAYGSTKGEWVKVDAFTNTGRRNMLHLYQMERIAQSRGIPYLTPVMETLKMLGKYTDGELMAAVISSYFTVILRDKDGNEMDPMKPETETKAKGTDEDFKLAPGAILSVGEGQGVDVVNPGRPNTAFDQFVMSMARQIGAGLHQPYEVLIKHFTASYSASRGALLEAWTFYKKMRHFLVTSFCQPTYEAFFYEAVANGRIIAPGFFNDPLIRQAYLGTEWIGPAMGQIDPLKEVNAAEKRLDIGMTTLSQETASYNGGDWDLNHPQQVKERKKRLEGGLISEKIPPTDINTNREPDNSSGSDSDREDGK; encoded by the coding sequence ATGAGCCCCGCTGAAATGGAAAAGAGGCTGAGCGAAGCGGCAAAGGGTAACCTCCTCGACCGCGCGATAAAGGCGTTTGACCCGGTAAGAGGCAAGGCCCGGATGCAGGCCCGGATGCAGATGGCGGCTGCCGAGTCGTCAACGACCGCCTATGTCGGCGCGTCGCGCACACGAAGACAGCTTAGCTCGTGGAAACCCCTTGGAGGGGATGCCGACACCGACCTCATGGGTGAGTTGCCGACCCTTCGTGAGAGATCCCGCGATATGATCCGCAATATACCTCTTGCCACCGGCGCGGTCGGCACGGTCTGCACAAACGCGGTCGGGCCGGGCTTGAAACCACAGTCAAGGATAGACCGCGACTATCTAGGCATGACCGAAGAAGATGCCGACGCTTTTGAGCGGAACGTCGAGCGCGAATGGAAACTCTTCTCCTCGCAGTGCGATTACGGTCGCGCCCTCAATCACGGCGCATTGCAGTTCCTTGCTTTCCGTTCCGTTCTTGAGAACGGCGATTCATTCGTCAACATGCCATATATCAAACGCCCGGGCGATACCTACGGTCTGAAACTTCAGCTGATAGAAGCCGACCGAGTATCAAATCCGAACAGGCAGAGAGACACCGACACGCTGGTCGGCGGGGTAGAGAAGGATACAACCGGCGCACCTGTCGCCTATTACGTTTCCAAGAACCATCCTGGCAAAGCCTACGGTTCGACGAAGGGCGAATGGGTGAAGGTAGACGCGTTCACGAATACAGGTCGCCGCAACATGCTTCACCTCTACCAGATGGAGCGTATAGCGCAGTCGCGCGGTATTCCGTATCTCACGCCGGTAATGGAGACGTTGAAGATGCTCGGGAAGTACACCGACGGCGAGCTGATGGCCGCCGTCATATCGTCATACTTCACGGTCATTCTAAGGGACAAGGACGGCAACGAAATGGATCCGATGAAACCGGAAACGGAAACAAAAGCAAAGGGGACCGATGAGGATTTCAAGCTCGCCCCCGGTGCCATCCTCTCCGTTGGCGAAGGGCAGGGTGTCGATGTTGTCAATCCGGGTCGACCGAACACGGCATTCGATCAGTTCGTCATGTCGATGGCGCGCCAGATAGGAGCCGGTCTCCACCAGCCGTATGAAGTCCTGATAAAACACTTTACCGCCTCATACTCAGCTTCGCGCGGCGCGCTTCTTGAGGCGTGGACGTTCTATAAAAAAATGAGGCACTTCCTTGTAACCTCCTTCTGCCAGCCGACATACGAAGCGTTCTTTTATGAAGCGGTAGCTAATGGGCGAATCATAGCCCCCGGTTTTTTCAATGATCCGCTCATCCGACAGGCGTATCTCGGCACCGAATGGATAGGTCCGGCAATGGGGCAGATAGATCCGCTGAAAGAGGTCAATGCCGCCGAGAAGAGGCTCGATATAGGCATGACGACCTTGTCGCAGGAAACAGCTTCCTACAACGGAGGGGATTGGGACCTGAACCATCCGCAACAGGTAAAGGAGAGAAAAAAGAGGCTCGAAGGCGGTTTGATATCGGAAAAGATACCACCGACAGACATAAACACTAACCGCGAACCGGATAACTCTTCCGGCTCGGATTCTGACAGGGAGGACGGTAAATGA